The following are from one region of the Salmo trutta chromosome 22, fSalTru1.1, whole genome shotgun sequence genome:
- the LOC115158150 gene encoding calcium homeostasis endoplasmic reticulum protein isoform X2: MDIPTAPEDQELKNVIDKLAQFVARNGPEFEKMTMEKQKDNPKFSFLFGGDFFTYYRCKLAMEHHQHPTTHECEEYKLEDLYNPPGKEVPDVPPPITILAPPPIAPATPSLDELIQQSQWNLQQQEQHLLTLRQEQVTAAIALAMEQQTQKLLAETQQDISEFDNLLQPIIDTCTKDAISAGKNWMFNNAKGPLHCELMCSHLRNRITADAAHFELRLHLIYLTNDVLHHCQRKQQRDLLAALQKVVVPIYCTSFLAVEEDKQQKVTRLLQLWEKNGYFDEVTIQQLQSPAVGLGQYQASLITEYAAVVQPVQLAFQQQIQTLKTQHEEFVANLTVQQTAAAAAVSQLAAAEPDVKAVTTQPGEVKASMSGPPGDYDGAPPRSDPGANNTGHSDNSSSKPWFDPQHMPGGWNPNQPPPFDPTQAPPPCPPWNSHEGMWNEQRGDPSWSGGPPRGEGGPWSGGGGQNEPPPNWSGQYDQPPWSNQGPDQPPWGQREPPFPRMQRPPHFRGPFPPHQQGPPPFNQPPPPPHNFGRFPPRFMQDDFPPRHHFERPPYPPHRFDYPQGDFPGDMGPPPHHHPSQRIPPPGMGGGEHPPWGGNQHPDFGPPPHGFNGHSPHMRQRLSPAHVNQDDPSLVPNVPYFDLPAGLMAPLVKLEDHEYKALDPKDIRLPPPMPPSDRLLAAVEAFYSPPSHDRPRNSEGWEQNGLYEFFRAKMRARRKKGQEKHNSAHGGSRSHSRSRSRGRSSSRSSSSSSKSSRSSSRSRSRSYSRSRSRSRSRSRSSRSRSRSRSRSRSRSPDKRRLEKPGHASAPATATASQKSRSPSPPTNSGLGAAPSILPPDSRLGEENKGHQLLMKMGWSGSGGLGAKEQGIQDPIKGGELRDKWDQYKGVGVSLDDPYENYRRNKSYNFVARMKAREEVNREPQEPPPAE, translated from the exons ATCAAGAGCTGAAAAATGTCATCGACAAACTGGCCCAGTTTGTGGCTCGAAATGGCCCCGAGTTTGAGAAGATGACAATGGAGAAACAGAAGGACAATCCCAAATTCTCTTTTCTGTTTGGAGGGGACTTCTTCACCTATTACCGGTGCAAGCTTGCTATGGAACACCACCAAC ATCCTACTACCCACGAGTGTGAGGAGTATAAATTGGAAG ATCTTTATAATCCACCCGGTAAGGAAGTCCCAGATGTCCCTCCACCAATCACGATCCTGGCTCCGCCCCCCATTGCCCCTGCCACGCCCTCTCTAGATGAACTCATCCAGCAGAGCCAATGGAATCTGCAGCAGCAAGAACAGCACCTGCTCACTCTCAGACAG GAGCAAGTGACGGCAGCCATAGCGCTGGCCATGGAGCAGCAGACCCAGAAGCTGCTGGCGGAGACTCAGCAGGACATCTCTGAATTTGACAACCTGCTGCAGCCCATCATTGACACCTGCACTAAAGACGCCATCTCG GCTGGTAAGAACTGGATGTTCAACAATGCCAAGGGCCCGCTGCACTGCGAGCTGATGTGCTCACACCTCCGGAACCGCATCACAGCCGACGCAGCCCACTTCGAACTCCGCCTTCACCTCATCTATCTCACCAATGATGTCCTCCATCACTG TCAGAGGAAGCAGCAGCGGGACCTGCTGGCAGCGCTGCAGAAGGTGGTGGTGCCCATCTACTGCACCAGCTTCCTGGCTGTAGAGGAGGACAAGCAGCAGAAGGTTACGCGG CTCCTGCAGCTCTGGGAAAAGAATGGCTACTTCGATGAGGTGACGATCCAGCAGTTACAGAGTCCAGCTGTGGGCCTGGGCCAGTATCAG gcCTCTCTGATCACAGAGTACGCTGCGGTGGTGCAGCCCGTTCAACTGGCCTTCCAGCAGCAGATCCAGACCCTGAAGACGCAGCACGAGGAGTTTGTGGCCAACCTGACGGTGCAGCAGACTGCAGCAGCCGCAGCAGTGAGCCAGCTAGCTGCAGCAGAGCCCGACGTCAAGGCAGTCACCACTCAGCctg GAGAGGTGAAGGCATCCATGTCTGGCCCTCCTGGTGATTATGATGGAGCCCCGCCCAGATCAGACCCCGGTGCTAACAACACTGGCCACTCTGATAACTCCTCCTCCAAACCCTGGTTCGACCCACAACACATGCCTGGAGGCTGGAACCCCAATCAGCCA CCTCCGTTTGACCCTACCCAGGCGCCCCCGCCTTGCCCGCCCTGGAACAGCCACGAAGGCATGTGGAACGAACAGAGGGGGGACCCCAGCTGGAGTGGAGGCCCTCCGAGGGGGGAGGGCGGTCCCTGGAGCGGAGGGGGAGGACAGAACGAGCCCCCTCCCAACTGGAGTGGTCAGTACGACCAGCCCCCCTGGAGCAACCAGGGACCTGACCAGCCCCCCTGGGGCCAGAGAGAGCCCCCATTCCCCCGCATGCAGAGGCCTCCCCACTTCAGAGGGCCCTTCCCGCCCCACCAGCAAGGGCCCCCTCCCTTCAACCAGCCGCCCCCGCCTCCCCACAACTTCGGCCGGTTTCCTCCACGCTTCATGCAGGATGACTTCCCACCCAGACACCACTTTGAGAGGCCACCCTACCCTCCACACCGCTTTGACTACCCACAGGGAGACTTTCCCGGAG ACATGGGCCCCccgccccaccaccaccccagccaGAGGATCCCTCCTCCGGGCATGGGGGGAGGAGAGCATCCTCCCTGGGGGGGTAACCAGCACCCTGACTTCGGCCCCCCGCCCCACGGCTTCAACGGCCATTCCCCCCATATGAGGCAGCGGCTGTCCCCGGCTCACGTCAACCAGGATGACCCCAGCCTGGTCCCCAACGTCCCTTACTTCGACCTGCCCGCCGGACTCATGGCCCCTCTAGTCAAA CTTGAAGACCATGAATACAAAGCCTTGGATCCCAAAGACATCCGCCTTCCTCCCCCCATGCCCCCTAGTGATCGCCTGCTAGCTGCTGTGGAGGCCTTCTACAGCCCCCCGTCCCATGATAGACCCAGGAACAG TGAGGGCTGGGAACAGAACGGCCTGTATGAGTTCTTCAGAGCCAAGATGAGAGCCAGGAGGAAAAAGGGCCAGGAGAAACACAACAG tgcCCACGGGGGTAGTCGTTCACACAGCCGTTCTCGTAGTCGGGGCCGCTCCTCATCTCGTTCCAGCTCCAGCTCCTCCAAGTCCTCCCGTTCCTCCTCACGGTCCCGCTCTCGCTCCTACTCCAGATCACGCTCCAG GAGCAGGAGCCGATCCAGGTCGTCCCGCAGTCGCTCTCGCTCCAGGTCTCGCTCCAGATCTCGCTCTCCTGACAAGAGACGGCTAGAGAAGCCCGGACATGCTTCCGCCCCCGCCACCGCCACCGCCTCCCAGAAGTCCCGTAGCCCCTCCCCTCC CACTAATTCTGGGCTTGGAGCAGCCCCTTCTATCCTGCCTCCAGATAGCAGGCTGGGAGAGGAGAACAAGGGCCATCAACTGCTCATGAAAATGGGCTGGAGTGGTTCAGGGGGGCTTGGCGCGAAGGAGCAGGGCATCCAGGACCCCATCAAGGGGGGAGAACTCCGGGACAAGTGGGACCAATATAAAGGAGTGGGGGTGTCACTGGACGACCCTTATGAGAACTACCGCAGGAACAAGAGTTATAATTTTGTAGCTCGCATGAAAGCAAGGGAGGAAG TGAATCGGGAACCACAGGAGCCCCCTCCCGCTGAATGA
- the LOC115158150 gene encoding calcium homeostasis endoplasmic reticulum protein isoform X3, producing the protein MDIPTAPEDQELKNVIDKLAQFVARNGPEFEKMTMEKQKDNPKFSFLFGGDFFTYYRCKLAMEHHQHLYNPPGKEVPDVPPPITILAPPPIAPATPSLDELIQQSQWNLQQQEQHLLTLRQEQVTAAIALAMEQQTQKLLAETQQDISEFDNLLQPIIDTCTKDAISAGKNWMFNNAKGPLHCELMCSHLRNRITADAAHFELRLHLIYLTNDVLHHCQRKQQRDLLAALQKVVVPIYCTSFLAVEEDKQQKVTRLLQLWEKNGYFDEVTIQQLQSPAVGLGQYQASLITEYAAVVQPVQLAFQQQIQTLKTQHEEFVANLTVQQTAAAAAVSQLAAAEPDVKAVTTQPGEVKASMSGPPGDYDGAPPRSDPGANNTGHSDNSSSKPWFDPQHMPGGWNPNQPPPFDPTQAPPPCPPWNSHEGMWNEQRGDPSWSGGPPRGEGGPWSGGGGQNEPPPNWSGQYDQPPWSNQGPDQPPWGQREPPFPRMQRPPHFRGPFPPHQQGPPPFNQPPPPPHNFGRFPPRFMQDDFPPRHHFERPPYPPHRFDYPQGDFPGDQDMGPPPHHHPSQRIPPPGMGGGEHPPWGGNQHPDFGPPPHGFNGHSPHMRQRLSPAHVNQDDPSLVPNVPYFDLPAGLMAPLVKLEDHEYKALDPKDIRLPPPMPPSDRLLAAVEAFYSPPSHDRPRNSEGWEQNGLYEFFRAKMRARRKKGQEKHNSAHGGSRSHSRSRSRGRSSSRSSSSSSKSSRSSSRSRSRSYSRSRSRSRSRSRSSRSRSRSRSRSRSRSPDKRRLEKPGHASAPATATASQKSRSPSPPTNSGLGAAPSILPPDSRLGEENKGHQLLMKMGWSGSGGLGAKEQGIQDPIKGGELRDKWDQYKGVGVSLDDPYENYRRNKSYNFVARMKAREEVNREPQEPPPAE; encoded by the exons ATCAAGAGCTGAAAAATGTCATCGACAAACTGGCCCAGTTTGTGGCTCGAAATGGCCCCGAGTTTGAGAAGATGACAATGGAGAAACAGAAGGACAATCCCAAATTCTCTTTTCTGTTTGGAGGGGACTTCTTCACCTATTACCGGTGCAAGCTTGCTATGGAACACCACCAAC ATCTTTATAATCCACCCGGTAAGGAAGTCCCAGATGTCCCTCCACCAATCACGATCCTGGCTCCGCCCCCCATTGCCCCTGCCACGCCCTCTCTAGATGAACTCATCCAGCAGAGCCAATGGAATCTGCAGCAGCAAGAACAGCACCTGCTCACTCTCAGACAG GAGCAAGTGACGGCAGCCATAGCGCTGGCCATGGAGCAGCAGACCCAGAAGCTGCTGGCGGAGACTCAGCAGGACATCTCTGAATTTGACAACCTGCTGCAGCCCATCATTGACACCTGCACTAAAGACGCCATCTCG GCTGGTAAGAACTGGATGTTCAACAATGCCAAGGGCCCGCTGCACTGCGAGCTGATGTGCTCACACCTCCGGAACCGCATCACAGCCGACGCAGCCCACTTCGAACTCCGCCTTCACCTCATCTATCTCACCAATGATGTCCTCCATCACTG TCAGAGGAAGCAGCAGCGGGACCTGCTGGCAGCGCTGCAGAAGGTGGTGGTGCCCATCTACTGCACCAGCTTCCTGGCTGTAGAGGAGGACAAGCAGCAGAAGGTTACGCGG CTCCTGCAGCTCTGGGAAAAGAATGGCTACTTCGATGAGGTGACGATCCAGCAGTTACAGAGTCCAGCTGTGGGCCTGGGCCAGTATCAG gcCTCTCTGATCACAGAGTACGCTGCGGTGGTGCAGCCCGTTCAACTGGCCTTCCAGCAGCAGATCCAGACCCTGAAGACGCAGCACGAGGAGTTTGTGGCCAACCTGACGGTGCAGCAGACTGCAGCAGCCGCAGCAGTGAGCCAGCTAGCTGCAGCAGAGCCCGACGTCAAGGCAGTCACCACTCAGCctg GAGAGGTGAAGGCATCCATGTCTGGCCCTCCTGGTGATTATGATGGAGCCCCGCCCAGATCAGACCCCGGTGCTAACAACACTGGCCACTCTGATAACTCCTCCTCCAAACCCTGGTTCGACCCACAACACATGCCTGGAGGCTGGAACCCCAATCAGCCA CCTCCGTTTGACCCTACCCAGGCGCCCCCGCCTTGCCCGCCCTGGAACAGCCACGAAGGCATGTGGAACGAACAGAGGGGGGACCCCAGCTGGAGTGGAGGCCCTCCGAGGGGGGAGGGCGGTCCCTGGAGCGGAGGGGGAGGACAGAACGAGCCCCCTCCCAACTGGAGTGGTCAGTACGACCAGCCCCCCTGGAGCAACCAGGGACCTGACCAGCCCCCCTGGGGCCAGAGAGAGCCCCCATTCCCCCGCATGCAGAGGCCTCCCCACTTCAGAGGGCCCTTCCCGCCCCACCAGCAAGGGCCCCCTCCCTTCAACCAGCCGCCCCCGCCTCCCCACAACTTCGGCCGGTTTCCTCCACGCTTCATGCAGGATGACTTCCCACCCAGACACCACTTTGAGAGGCCACCCTACCCTCCACACCGCTTTGACTACCCACAGGGAGACTTTCCCGGAG ACCAAGACATGGGCCCCccgccccaccaccaccccagccaGAGGATCCCTCCTCCGGGCATGGGGGGAGGAGAGCATCCTCCCTGGGGGGGTAACCAGCACCCTGACTTCGGCCCCCCGCCCCACGGCTTCAACGGCCATTCCCCCCATATGAGGCAGCGGCTGTCCCCGGCTCACGTCAACCAGGATGACCCCAGCCTGGTCCCCAACGTCCCTTACTTCGACCTGCCCGCCGGACTCATGGCCCCTCTAGTCAAA CTTGAAGACCATGAATACAAAGCCTTGGATCCCAAAGACATCCGCCTTCCTCCCCCCATGCCCCCTAGTGATCGCCTGCTAGCTGCTGTGGAGGCCTTCTACAGCCCCCCGTCCCATGATAGACCCAGGAACAG TGAGGGCTGGGAACAGAACGGCCTGTATGAGTTCTTCAGAGCCAAGATGAGAGCCAGGAGGAAAAAGGGCCAGGAGAAACACAACAG tgcCCACGGGGGTAGTCGTTCACACAGCCGTTCTCGTAGTCGGGGCCGCTCCTCATCTCGTTCCAGCTCCAGCTCCTCCAAGTCCTCCCGTTCCTCCTCACGGTCCCGCTCTCGCTCCTACTCCAGATCACGCTCCAG GAGCAGGAGCCGATCCAGGTCGTCCCGCAGTCGCTCTCGCTCCAGGTCTCGCTCCAGATCTCGCTCTCCTGACAAGAGACGGCTAGAGAAGCCCGGACATGCTTCCGCCCCCGCCACCGCCACCGCCTCCCAGAAGTCCCGTAGCCCCTCCCCTCC CACTAATTCTGGGCTTGGAGCAGCCCCTTCTATCCTGCCTCCAGATAGCAGGCTGGGAGAGGAGAACAAGGGCCATCAACTGCTCATGAAAATGGGCTGGAGTGGTTCAGGGGGGCTTGGCGCGAAGGAGCAGGGCATCCAGGACCCCATCAAGGGGGGAGAACTCCGGGACAAGTGGGACCAATATAAAGGAGTGGGGGTGTCACTGGACGACCCTTATGAGAACTACCGCAGGAACAAGAGTTATAATTTTGTAGCTCGCATGAAAGCAAGGGAGGAAG TGAATCGGGAACCACAGGAGCCCCCTCCCGCTGAATGA
- the LOC115158150 gene encoding calcium homeostasis endoplasmic reticulum protein isoform X1, which translates to MDIPTAPEDQELKNVIDKLAQFVARNGPEFEKMTMEKQKDNPKFSFLFGGDFFTYYRCKLAMEHHQHPTTHECEEYKLEDLYNPPGKEVPDVPPPITILAPPPIAPATPSLDELIQQSQWNLQQQEQHLLTLRQEQVTAAIALAMEQQTQKLLAETQQDISEFDNLLQPIIDTCTKDAISAGKNWMFNNAKGPLHCELMCSHLRNRITADAAHFELRLHLIYLTNDVLHHCQRKQQRDLLAALQKVVVPIYCTSFLAVEEDKQQKVTRLLQLWEKNGYFDEVTIQQLQSPAVGLGQYQASLITEYAAVVQPVQLAFQQQIQTLKTQHEEFVANLTVQQTAAAAAVSQLAAAEPDVKAVTTQPGEVKASMSGPPGDYDGAPPRSDPGANNTGHSDNSSSKPWFDPQHMPGGWNPNQPPPFDPTQAPPPCPPWNSHEGMWNEQRGDPSWSGGPPRGEGGPWSGGGGQNEPPPNWSGQYDQPPWSNQGPDQPPWGQREPPFPRMQRPPHFRGPFPPHQQGPPPFNQPPPPPHNFGRFPPRFMQDDFPPRHHFERPPYPPHRFDYPQGDFPGDQDMGPPPHHHPSQRIPPPGMGGGEHPPWGGNQHPDFGPPPHGFNGHSPHMRQRLSPAHVNQDDPSLVPNVPYFDLPAGLMAPLVKLEDHEYKALDPKDIRLPPPMPPSDRLLAAVEAFYSPPSHDRPRNSEGWEQNGLYEFFRAKMRARRKKGQEKHNSAHGGSRSHSRSRSRGRSSSRSSSSSSKSSRSSSRSRSRSYSRSRSRSRSRSRSSRSRSRSRSRSRSRSPDKRRLEKPGHASAPATATASQKSRSPSPPTNSGLGAAPSILPPDSRLGEENKGHQLLMKMGWSGSGGLGAKEQGIQDPIKGGELRDKWDQYKGVGVSLDDPYENYRRNKSYNFVARMKAREEVNREPQEPPPAE; encoded by the exons ATCAAGAGCTGAAAAATGTCATCGACAAACTGGCCCAGTTTGTGGCTCGAAATGGCCCCGAGTTTGAGAAGATGACAATGGAGAAACAGAAGGACAATCCCAAATTCTCTTTTCTGTTTGGAGGGGACTTCTTCACCTATTACCGGTGCAAGCTTGCTATGGAACACCACCAAC ATCCTACTACCCACGAGTGTGAGGAGTATAAATTGGAAG ATCTTTATAATCCACCCGGTAAGGAAGTCCCAGATGTCCCTCCACCAATCACGATCCTGGCTCCGCCCCCCATTGCCCCTGCCACGCCCTCTCTAGATGAACTCATCCAGCAGAGCCAATGGAATCTGCAGCAGCAAGAACAGCACCTGCTCACTCTCAGACAG GAGCAAGTGACGGCAGCCATAGCGCTGGCCATGGAGCAGCAGACCCAGAAGCTGCTGGCGGAGACTCAGCAGGACATCTCTGAATTTGACAACCTGCTGCAGCCCATCATTGACACCTGCACTAAAGACGCCATCTCG GCTGGTAAGAACTGGATGTTCAACAATGCCAAGGGCCCGCTGCACTGCGAGCTGATGTGCTCACACCTCCGGAACCGCATCACAGCCGACGCAGCCCACTTCGAACTCCGCCTTCACCTCATCTATCTCACCAATGATGTCCTCCATCACTG TCAGAGGAAGCAGCAGCGGGACCTGCTGGCAGCGCTGCAGAAGGTGGTGGTGCCCATCTACTGCACCAGCTTCCTGGCTGTAGAGGAGGACAAGCAGCAGAAGGTTACGCGG CTCCTGCAGCTCTGGGAAAAGAATGGCTACTTCGATGAGGTGACGATCCAGCAGTTACAGAGTCCAGCTGTGGGCCTGGGCCAGTATCAG gcCTCTCTGATCACAGAGTACGCTGCGGTGGTGCAGCCCGTTCAACTGGCCTTCCAGCAGCAGATCCAGACCCTGAAGACGCAGCACGAGGAGTTTGTGGCCAACCTGACGGTGCAGCAGACTGCAGCAGCCGCAGCAGTGAGCCAGCTAGCTGCAGCAGAGCCCGACGTCAAGGCAGTCACCACTCAGCctg GAGAGGTGAAGGCATCCATGTCTGGCCCTCCTGGTGATTATGATGGAGCCCCGCCCAGATCAGACCCCGGTGCTAACAACACTGGCCACTCTGATAACTCCTCCTCCAAACCCTGGTTCGACCCACAACACATGCCTGGAGGCTGGAACCCCAATCAGCCA CCTCCGTTTGACCCTACCCAGGCGCCCCCGCCTTGCCCGCCCTGGAACAGCCACGAAGGCATGTGGAACGAACAGAGGGGGGACCCCAGCTGGAGTGGAGGCCCTCCGAGGGGGGAGGGCGGTCCCTGGAGCGGAGGGGGAGGACAGAACGAGCCCCCTCCCAACTGGAGTGGTCAGTACGACCAGCCCCCCTGGAGCAACCAGGGACCTGACCAGCCCCCCTGGGGCCAGAGAGAGCCCCCATTCCCCCGCATGCAGAGGCCTCCCCACTTCAGAGGGCCCTTCCCGCCCCACCAGCAAGGGCCCCCTCCCTTCAACCAGCCGCCCCCGCCTCCCCACAACTTCGGCCGGTTTCCTCCACGCTTCATGCAGGATGACTTCCCACCCAGACACCACTTTGAGAGGCCACCCTACCCTCCACACCGCTTTGACTACCCACAGGGAGACTTTCCCGGAG ACCAAGACATGGGCCCCccgccccaccaccaccccagccaGAGGATCCCTCCTCCGGGCATGGGGGGAGGAGAGCATCCTCCCTGGGGGGGTAACCAGCACCCTGACTTCGGCCCCCCGCCCCACGGCTTCAACGGCCATTCCCCCCATATGAGGCAGCGGCTGTCCCCGGCTCACGTCAACCAGGATGACCCCAGCCTGGTCCCCAACGTCCCTTACTTCGACCTGCCCGCCGGACTCATGGCCCCTCTAGTCAAA CTTGAAGACCATGAATACAAAGCCTTGGATCCCAAAGACATCCGCCTTCCTCCCCCCATGCCCCCTAGTGATCGCCTGCTAGCTGCTGTGGAGGCCTTCTACAGCCCCCCGTCCCATGATAGACCCAGGAACAG TGAGGGCTGGGAACAGAACGGCCTGTATGAGTTCTTCAGAGCCAAGATGAGAGCCAGGAGGAAAAAGGGCCAGGAGAAACACAACAG tgcCCACGGGGGTAGTCGTTCACACAGCCGTTCTCGTAGTCGGGGCCGCTCCTCATCTCGTTCCAGCTCCAGCTCCTCCAAGTCCTCCCGTTCCTCCTCACGGTCCCGCTCTCGCTCCTACTCCAGATCACGCTCCAG GAGCAGGAGCCGATCCAGGTCGTCCCGCAGTCGCTCTCGCTCCAGGTCTCGCTCCAGATCTCGCTCTCCTGACAAGAGACGGCTAGAGAAGCCCGGACATGCTTCCGCCCCCGCCACCGCCACCGCCTCCCAGAAGTCCCGTAGCCCCTCCCCTCC CACTAATTCTGGGCTTGGAGCAGCCCCTTCTATCCTGCCTCCAGATAGCAGGCTGGGAGAGGAGAACAAGGGCCATCAACTGCTCATGAAAATGGGCTGGAGTGGTTCAGGGGGGCTTGGCGCGAAGGAGCAGGGCATCCAGGACCCCATCAAGGGGGGAGAACTCCGGGACAAGTGGGACCAATATAAAGGAGTGGGGGTGTCACTGGACGACCCTTATGAGAACTACCGCAGGAACAAGAGTTATAATTTTGTAGCTCGCATGAAAGCAAGGGAGGAAG TGAATCGGGAACCACAGGAGCCCCCTCCCGCTGAATGA
- the LOC115158153 gene encoding calreticulin, translating to MIILPVSFSVYNRLSVKSNTHSLPVQRDGESMRVAVAILAVFASVAVTIDATVYFKEQFQDGDAWKSRWLVSEHKSDYGEWKLTAGKFYGDAEADKGLQTSQDARFYAVSSRFEPFSNEGKSLVVQFTVKHEQKIDCGGGYVKIFPADLDQAAMHGDSQYYIMFGPDICGYSTKKVHVIFNYKGKNHLIKKEIKCKDDELTHLYTLILNPDQTYEVKINNEKVESGTLEDDWDILPPKTVKDPEAKKPEDWDDRAKIDDPTDTKPEDWEKPENIPDPDAKIPDDWDVDMDGEWEPPMIPNPEYQGEWKAKQIDNPEYKGAWVHPEIDNPEYTADASIYKFDNIGVLGLDLWQVKSGTIFDNFLIGDDIKEAEEFGNETWGATKEPEKKMKDAQEEEERKAREEEEEKSKKDTADDEGDEDEDEDEPEEEDDDSPTEEEEGEDPKQDKDEL from the exons ATGATCATattacctgtttccttcagcgtTTATAACCGACTTTCAGTGAAAAGCAACACACACAGTTTACCTGTACAGCGGGACGGTGAAAGCATGAGGGTCGCAGTGGCAATATTAGCAGTTTTTGCATCGGTAGCTGTCACCATTGACGCTACTGTATACTTCAAGGAACAATTTCAGGATGGAG ATGCATGGAAGAGTCGGTGGCTtgtatcagagcacaagtcagactATGGCGAGTGGAAACTGACTGCTGGGAAGTTTTATGGTGACGCTGAGGCCGATAAAG GTCTCCAGACCAGCCAGGATGCCCGTTTCTATGCTGTCTCCAGTCGCTTTGAACCCTTCAGCAACGAGGGAAAGTCCCTGGTGGTCCAGTTCACTGTCAAACACGAGCAGAAGATTGACTGTGGGGGCGGATATGTCAAAATCTTCCCAGCAGACCTAGACCAGGCAGCTATGCACGGGGACTCGCAGTATTACATCATGTTTG GGCCTGACATCTGTGGCTACAGCACCAAGAAGGTTCATGTCATCTTCAACTACAAAGGCAAGAACCACCTCATCAAGAAAGAAATCAAATGCAAG GATGACGAGCTGACTCATCTGTACACTCTGATCCTGAACCCGGACCAGACATACGAGGTGAAGATCAACAATGAGAAGGTGGAGTCAGGCACTCTGGAGGATGACTGGGACATTTTGCCCCCAAAGACTGTCAAGGACCCTGAGGCCAAGAAGCCAGAGGACTGGGACGACAGGGCCAAAATCGACGACCCTACCGACACCAAGCCAGAG GACTGGGAGAAGCCCGAGAACATCCCTGACCCTGATGCTAAGATCCCTGAtgactgggatgtggacatggatGGCGAGTGGGAGCCTCCTATGATCCCCAACCCGGAGTACCAG GGAGAGTGGAAGGCAAAGCAGATTGACAACCCTGAGTACAAAGGTGCCTGGGTGCACCCTGAGATCGATAACCCTGAGTACACAGCCGATGCCTCCATCTACAAGTTTGACAACATTGGAGTATTGGGTCTGGACCTGTGGCAG GTGAAGTCTGGCACCATCTTTGACAACTTCCTGATCGGTGATGATATAAAAGAGGCTGAGGAGTTTGGAAACGAGACATGGGGAGCTACAAAg GAACCAGAAAAGAAAATGAAGGatgcacaggaggaggaggagaggaaagcgagagaagaagaggaggagaagagcaaGAAGGACACTGCTGATGATGAGGGGGATGAAGACGAAGATGAGGATGAGCCAGAGGAGGAGGACGATGACAGCCCaacggaagaggaggaaggggaagatCCCAAGCAGGACAAGGACGAGTTGTAA